A DNA window from Loxodonta africana isolate mLoxAfr1 chromosome 7, mLoxAfr1.hap2, whole genome shotgun sequence contains the following coding sequences:
- the LRRC55 gene encoding leucine-rich repeat-containing protein 55, with amino-acid sequence MGDTWAQVPWPRPPHPAMLLVSLLLAAGVMHSDAGTSCPVLCTCHNHVVDCSSQRLFSVPPDLPMDTQNLSLAHNRITAVPPGYLTCYMELWVLDLRNNSLMELPPGLFLHAKRLAHLDLSYNNLSHVPADMFQEAHGLVHIDLSHNPWLRRVHPQAFQGLVQLRDLDLSFGGLAFLSLEALEGLPGLVTLQIGGNPWVCGCTMEPLLKWLRNRIQRCTADSQLAECRGPPEVEGAPLFSLTEESFKACHLTLTLDDYLFIAFVGFVVSIASVATNFLLGITANCCHRWSKASEEEEI; translated from the exons ATGGGTGACACCTGGGCCCAGGTGCCCTGGCCCAGGCCACCCCACCCAGCCATGCTGTTGGTCTCCCTCCTATTGGCAGCTGGGGTGATGCACTCTGATGCCGGCACCAGCTGTCCAGTCCTTTGCACATGCCATAACCATGTGGTGGACTGCAGCAGCCAGCGGCTCTTCTCCGTGCCCCCAGATCTGCCAATGGACACCCAAAACCTCAGCCTGGCCCACAACCGCATCACCGCAGTACCACCCGGCTACCTCACATGCTACATGGAGCTCTGGGTGCTGGATTTGCGAAACAACTCCTTGATGGAGCTGCCCCCGGGCCTCTTCCTGCATGCCAAGCGCTTGGCACACCTGGATCTGAGCTACAACAACCTCAGCCATGTGCCTGCTGACATGTTCCAGGAGGCCCACGGGCTGGTGCACATTGACCTGAGCCACAACCCATGGCTGCGCAGGGTGCACCCCCAGGCCTTCCAGGGCCTGGTGCAGCTCCGAGACCTGGACCTCAGCTTTGGAGGCTTGGCCTTCCTCAGCCTGGAGGCTCTCGAGGGCTTACCGGGGCTGGTGACCCTGCAGATTGGTGGCAACCCCTGGGTGTGCGGCTGCACCATGGAGCCGTTGCTGAAGTGGCTGCGGAATCGGATCCAGCGCTGCACAGCAG ATTCTCAGCTGGCCGAGTGCCGGGGCCCCCCTGAAGTTGAGGGTGCCCCGCTCTTCTCCCTCACCGAGGAGAGCTTCAAAGCCTGCCACCTGACACTGACCCTGGATGATTACCTCTTCATCGCCTTTGTGGGCTTCGTGGTCTCCATCGCATCCGTGGCCACCAACTTTCTTCTGGGCATCACGGCCAACTGCTGCCACCGCTGGAGCAAAGCCAGCGaagaagaagagatttga